CGTGAAGATGGCGTCGACGCGATGCTCGGCGCCGTCGACCGTGCGCACGTGGTCGATCGCGGTGCCCTCGCCGACGACCTCGGCGACCTCGGCATCCACGATGCGGATGCCGCGGGCACCGATGCGCTCGAGCGCGTCGGCGGGCAGCTCGCCCATCGCGTGCACGAACGCGACGACGTCGTCGGTCCACTGCCGCAGCAGCTCGATCTGGTGCAGGCTCGCGGGTCCCGTCGCGACGACGCCGAGCGTGCGGTCGCGCACCTCCCACCCGTCGCAGTACGGGCAGTGCAGCACCGTGACGCCCCAGCGCTCGGCGAGGCCGGGGATGGGCGGCAGCTCGTCGGTGACGCCGGTCGCGAGCACGGCGGCACGCGCACGGATCGTCGACCCGTCGGCGAGCGTCGCGACGAGGTCGCCGCCGTGCTCGTCGACGCTGGCGACGTCGGCGGCGCGCACCTCGACGCCGTACGCCTCGACCTCGGCGCGGCCGCGGCGCACGAGCTCGGCGGGGTCGAGGCCGTCGTGACCGAGCACGCCGTGCATGTGGGCGGCGAAGCGGTTGCGGGGGCTGCCGGCGTCGAGCACGACCGTGCGCCGACGGGCGCGGCCGAGCATGAGGGCTGCGGAGAGGCCGGCGGTCCCTCCGCCGATGACGAGAGCGTCGTAGCGTTCCATGCCTCCCACTCTCGATCGTGGCATGAGATGATGGCAAGCGCGCTTGCAGAATCGGCAAGCGCAGGATCGGAGGACTCGTGGATGCGCTCGACCAGGTCGGCCCGCGGCTGCGCGCCGCACGCCAGGCCCGCGGCTGGACGCTCGACGACCTCGCGGGCCGCGCCCGCATGTCGGCGTCGACGCTCTCGCGCCTCGAGTCCGGCAAGCGCCAGGCGTCGCTCGAGCTGCTGCTGCCCCTCACGACCGAGCTCGGCATCCGCATCGACGACCTCGTGACGCGCGAGCAGCCCGATCCGCGCGTCAAGCGCCCGATCGTCCGCCGCGACGGCATGGTGCTCGCGCCCCTGTCGCGCGAGCGGTCGAAGGTGCAGGCGCTCAAGGTCACGTACACGCCCGAGCACGAGTGCGGCGAGCCCCGCGTGCACGAGGGCTACGAGTGGCTGTACGTGCTGTCGGGGCGGCTGCGGCTCGTGCTCGGCGACCGCGAGCTCACGCTCACGCGCGGCGAGGCGGCCGAGTTCGACACGTCGGTGCCGCACTCGATGACCGCCGTCGGCGGCAGGCCGTGCGAGGTGCTGAGCATCTTCGACGAGACGGGCGCGCGTATGCAGACGCACACGGCGGAGGCGTCGGCCGACTGACGCTCGTGCGTGGGCGAGTTCATCGGCTCGTCATGTCGGATGCGTAGGTTCGGGGTACCCCCTTCCACCTCGAGAGGATCCTCCATGCCCGCTCGCAGACGCGTCGCCGCCACCGCGGCGCTCGCCACCGCAGCCCTCCTCGCCGCTCCCGCGGCGGCCGTCGCAGCCCCGCCGCCCGGCGGCGTCACGCTCACGCTCATGGCGACGACCGACATCCACGGCCACCTGCAGGACTGGGACTACTTCCAGAACGCGGCCTACCCCACCGAGGACGCGCTCGGCGTGGCCCGCATCGGCACGGCGATCGACGAGGTGCGCGCCGAGCAGGGCGAGGAGTCCGTCGTCGTGCTCGACAACGGCGACGCCATCCAGGGCACGCCGCTCACCTACC
The sequence above is a segment of the Agrococcus jejuensis genome. Coding sequences within it:
- a CDS encoding helix-turn-helix domain-containing protein encodes the protein MDALDQVGPRLRAARQARGWTLDDLAGRARMSASTLSRLESGKRQASLELLLPLTTELGIRIDDLVTREQPDPRVKRPIVRRDGMVLAPLSRERSKVQALKVTYTPEHECGEPRVHEGYEWLYVLSGRLRLVLGDRELTLTRGEAAEFDTSVPHSMTAVGGRPCEVLSIFDETGARMQTHTAEASAD